The genomic region TTGTTGCACTGGTTGGTATTGGACTATATGGAGTTATTAATAGCTCAAATCTCGTTAAGAAGGTAATCGGGTTGAATATCTTCCAAGTTGGCATCTTTCTCTTCTTTATTGCGAGTGGATATGTCAATGGCGCTGCTCCCCCGCTCATTGAGAAGGGAGCAGAAACTGCGTATGCAAGCCCGCTTCCA from Haloquadratum walsbyi C23 harbors:
- a CDS encoding cation:proton antiporter subunit C, whose product is MTPIELFTSRYSYIVFVALVGIGLYGVINSSNLVKKVIGLNIFQVGIFLFFIASGYVNGAAPPLIEKGAETAYASPLPHVLILTAIVVGVSLTAVALALIIRVYNAYGSLDEDVIREVQLND